A DNA window from Brassica napus cultivar Da-Ae chromosome C1, Da-Ae, whole genome shotgun sequence contains the following coding sequences:
- the LOC106423971 gene encoding uncharacterized protein LOC106423971, which translates to MPLRRGYQELQRLIGRGGVGEEGREGGGGEATETAAILVVEGNCAEEINDSSAGCSEENAAARTKSVLKEKEEFQLEEVKLPQGIESITVSSVDLHPENAGSVLQFLEFCLTFREALGLRDGQAHLVVREVLSGSQEHSTLTQTIIQLLTLILVDRGDISVGLSATDDRWFTILGNCLAESEVKLDDFPPEMFQKGISEYEEMDSLQKLKLLNFVCDEALGISVMRNFIENPEYVEKKKKAEEKLNAAEAREKQLYQKIKNDFAKAEADNNGVALTIEQRLAIISQMSAESEEVHFEKKKNQFPVELDDNDLILWNLKSYNEEPTILLQDLGSCSDICPHEKWYSFSSEQKPQVEKYITFKRKKCRLEKKMEKKEKRRKSIFQ; encoded by the exons ATGCCCCTGAGAAGAGGATATCAAGAGCTTCAGAGATTGATCGGGAGAGGAGGCGTTGGGGAGGAAGGTCGGGAGGGAGGAGGCGGTGAAGCGACTGAGACGGCGGCGATTCTGGTGGTGGAA GGGAATTGTGCTGAAGAGATAAATGATTCAAGTGCTGGCTGCAGCGAGGAGAATGCTGCGGCAAGAACCAAATCCGTTCTCAAGGAGAAAGAGGAGTTTCAGCTTGAGGAGGTTAAGCTACCACAGGGCATCGAATCAATCACTGTTTCAAGTGTTGATTTGCACCCTGAAAATGCTGGAAGCGTGCTTCAGTTTTTAGAGTTCTGTCTGACTTTTAGAGAG GCTCTGGGTTTGAGGGACGGGCAAGCTCATTTGGTTGTACGTGAGGTTCTATCTGGGAGCCAAGAGCATTCTACGCTTACCCAGACGATAATCCAATTATTGACTCTTATACTAGTTGACAGAGGAGACAT atCGGTTGGCTTGAGTGCAACTGATGACAGGTGGTTCACTATTCTTGGAAATTGTCTTGCGGAATCAGAAGTTAAGCTTGATGACTTCCCTCCTGAGATGTTTCAGAAAGGCATTTCTGAGTATGAGGAGATGGATTCATTACAAAAGCTTAAGCTTTTGAATTTTGTATGCGATGAAGCGCTTGGCATATC GGTGATGAGGAATTTCATTGAAAACCCTGAATAtgttgaaaagaaaaagaaagcagaaGAAAAGTTGAATGCAGCAGAAGCTAGG GAAAAACAACTGTATCAGAAGATAAAAAATGACTTTGCCAAAGCTGAAGCAGATAATAATGGGGTTGCATTAACAATCGAACAACGGCTTGCAATTATATCGCAAATGTCTGCCGAATCCGAAGAAGttcattttgaaaagaaaaag AACCAATTCCCGGTTGAACTGGATGACAATGATCTTATTCTCTGGAATTTGAAGTCGTACAATGAAGAACCAACCATTTTGCTTCAAG ATTTGGGAAGCTGTAGTGACATATGTCCTCATGAAAAATGGTATTCTTTTAGCTCCGAGCAGAAACCACAGGTTGAGAAGTACATCACTTTCAAAAG GAAGAAATGTCGTCTAGAAaagaaaatggagaagaaggagaagaggagaaagtcTATTTTTCAGTAG